In Desulfosporosinus youngiae DSM 17734, the genomic stretch AATACGCCAGTCTCTTTGGTGATAATGGAAACGGTGTCAATATTGTTGTTGTCGTCGGTATTAACGGCTGTTTCAATTGAAATGGCATTAGCCTCCTGGTCATCATCTTCGACGACATAATTTTTGTCGTCCCCTGCGTCTTCGGATGACTTAAGTTCTAATTCTTCTTCATCTTTATAAAAAACTAAAATTTCTTCAATGTCATCTTCACCAGCCAGTGCATCATGAAGTGACTCCGGATAGTCTTCCTTGTGCATAATTTAGCACCCTTCCTCAAACAAATTTTTTCTCATGACAATACATCTTTACCTAATTAATTCTGTCAGATTAGAGATTTTTGTGTATTATATGAGTTATTCAAGCAAATGGTACTTTAATGCAATACTCAAGTATAATAAGGGAAACTCTAATCCTTTGAACTTAATGGGGGGCATAATCTTGGAACTGAATGTCGAAGAAAGGCAAGAAACTTGTTCAATTGTCAGTAAAATTGTAAGGCTGAAGATTTACCGCAGAGCAGCAGAGGATGGCTCTTCCCAAGCAGGAGAAATAGTGGATTACGAATGCAACTCCTCAACTTCGAATTGTGAGTCCAGATGCCACTATCGATTACTAATCGATGATTTTTAAGCCCGGTAAAGGGGAGGAGCATAAAGCCGACCGGCATTCGTTTGGAGAACCTTGCCGCCGGCAACGGCGATTTGACCGTTGACCAAAGTATAATCGATTCCCAAGGGGGCCTGGGCAGGATTATTGTAATCTTCCGGGGCAGCGATTTTTTCAGGATCAAATATCACTAAATCGGCCAGATAGCCATTTTTCAGATATCCCCGCTTGGCTAAGTTTAACCTTTGGGCCGGATCTCCGGTAATTCGTTTAATACCTTCTGACCAGGTCAAAGCATTCTTAGCACGGACATATTCCCCCAAGAACTTAGGATAGGTGCCGTATAAACGGGGATGGGGCTTGCCGGTCGGAATACCATCCGAACCAATTTGACATAGGGGGTGCTTAAGCAAGGTAATAATATCTTCTTCAGCAAAAAGATTCTGTATAACCATAGAACAACGACAATCCTCACTAATCAGCAGTTCGGCCATTGAATCGATGATATCGCTAAGGTCAGCCTGCTCAGAGCCGGTTTTCGAGCTTATCTGAGTTGCTGTCTGACCTTCCGCCCATTTGTTTTGGGGCTTCATAACCGAGCTGATCATGATATTGGACCAGCCAACCATACCTACAAAGTTATCCCAACCGGGATAATTCGGTCCGGGATCACTCAGATCCTCTTTTAGTTTAGCCCGGAGCTGCGGGTCTTTTAATCTGGCAATGATTTCCGTACTGCCGCCCTCTTTGGCCCAAGGGGGAAGAATTTGAGACAGCAGTGTACTGCCCGCCTGATAAGGGTGTTCGTCAAAGGTTACATCGACACCCTCGTTTCTAGCTTGTTCAACCATCTCCAGTAATTCTTCAGCTGTAATACCAAAATCCCGATTGGCGTAGGAACGCATATGAGAAATCTGTAATTTGACCCCGGATTCTTTAGCGACGGCCAGAGCCTCGGCCATTCCCTCACGAACTTGGCGTGAATGGCTGCGGATATGGATCATCATAAGGCCTTGATAATCAGCGACCACTTTACTTAAAGCGACGAGTTCCTGTTGCGGGGCAAACATCCCCGGTAAGTAGGCCAAGCCGTAGGATATTCCTAAAGCCCCGTTAGACATAGCCTCCTCAACAATTCTACTCATGGCAGTGATTTCCTTTGCTGAAGGGAGAACATTATTTAAGCCTAAAACCTGAGCCCGAACAGCTCCATGGCCAATTAAAACACCTAAGTTGTTAGGCTTCTCCGCTTGATTTAACTCATTTAAAAACCTCGAAAAATCCGGCCAATTCCAGGTTAGCGGCCCTGGACCTAAGATAGGGGTAAGATAGCTGCGCCAATCTTCCATCCTCTCCAGGTGCGGAGCTGAGCCCAAACCGCATTGCCCGATTATTTCGGTGGTGACTCCTTGTTTAATCCTGCTTTCACGGACCGGACCAGACATAAACGGTACCAAGTCACAATGACTGTGGACATCGATAAACCCAGGAGTTACCAGTTTTTTGGCCGCATCTATGACAATATGGGCTTCTGTAGACAGATCTTTTCCTATTTCCGCAATTATGCCATCTTTAATTCCAACGTCACTCTGACGAGGTGTGTTCCCGGTTCCATCCACAATTAAGCCGCCAGTGATTAGTGTATCAAACATGTTAACAGACCTTTCCCTAATATTAAATAGCTGATCCAAGCTTCGGCACATAAAAAGAGTCCGTCTTATGTGAAGACGGGCTCAAATTAAGGTCATCGGATAGAATAAGCACAACTATTCTGCCTTCTTAAAAATAGACCAAGGGGTATCTACGGCTAAACCATCTTCTAACATTTTCTGCACAGTTCCAGGGATATAGAATCCAGCGGTCTCTGTTTTGAATAAGCACTCTTCTAAGGTTATTTCCTCCCAAGTATCCTCGCCTTTTAACTGAGTAACAAATTTCATTGGTATTCCTCCGTTAATGTAATGTAGTTTCTATGTTTTAGAGACAAGCTTATTATAGCAGGAAATACCTTTCAAGTGAACCATCTAAAGTGAAACGGGGGGACCGGTGTTTCTCAGGAGATTATAGGTAAGGCTTCTTGAGGGGAATGAGAAAATTTTCAATTTAATAAAGGTATTTAAAATTTTCTTGCAGAATGAAGAGTTTAACTATCGAATTTGTTAAGACATTAAGAACAGTAAAGCTCTGAAAATGAAAGGTGACTAAACTGTAAAGGAGATCAGTCAATGAGTAAATTAAAAGTAACGATCTTAATAGAAAACACCGTAGGAGTTCCCTTAAATCTCTTAGCCGAGTGGGGATTGTCAATGCTCTTGGATTTTGGCGATGAGCGGATTTTATTTGATGCAGGGGAGCAAGGTAATTTAGTAAGTAATGCGCAAGTATTGGGGTATGATCTGCGCTCAATTGATCGCGTCATCTTGAGTCACGGCCATTATGATCACACCGGGGGGCTTTTTAAGTTCCTTCAGTATCGGGGGAGGGTTCCGGTCTATGCACATCCGGATTTATTTAAAGGGCATTATGGGCGGGGAGTAAAAGGACAAGCAGACAGATATCTCGGTGTGCCCCACTGTCAGAAGCAGTTGGAGAGTGTCGGCGCTGAGTTTCATTGGCACAGTGAACCTTTGGAATTAAGTCCCGGATTTTGGCTAAGTGGTGAAATCCCGCGGGAAACATCCTTTGAACAACTTGACGATGGATTGGTTGAGCATCAAGAAGGGATGATTGTTCAGGATAGTATACGGGATGATTTAAGCCTTTTCTATGTGACAGATCAAGGGTTGATTATTCTACTCGGGTGCGCACATTCGGGACTGGTAAACATCGTGGAACATGCTAAAAGGGTGACCGGTCAGCAAAAAGTAAGAGCAATTATCGGCGGAACTCATCTTGGCCCAGCTGCACCCCATCAAGTGCATCAAACCATAGACTACCTGAGAGAACTTGATTTAGAATGTCTGGCACCGAATCACTGTACAGGAATGGGTATGCTGACTCAGTTAGCTTCGGAATTCCCCAAAGCTTTCACTTGGGCGATGACCGGCAGCAGGTTAGAGTTTATTTAAGCTTGTAGAATTCAGAGACAAGAATTTAGACTATTTGTCTGTTGTCTAATGAAAATTCCTTAATTTGAGCATAATTACATGAAGCTAATTTTCAGAACCGAATTACCGCGGTGAGTGATTTATAGCATAATAAATTGTTAAAGCTCATTTTATGGGTTTTAATTGATTATTTAGGGTAGTTTATGTATAATTTGCATTGTTGTAAAGTGATAGGAGGGTGTTAAATGGGAAAAGCTTTGATTATCGGCGCTGGTGGAGTTGCTAGTGTTGCTATTCATAAATGCTGCCAAAATCCGGATGTATTTGAAGAGATTTGTATAGCGAGCAGAACTGTCGAAAAATGTGAGGCAATCAAAAACCAATTGGCAGGAAGCCGCACCAAAATTCAAACGGCTCAGCTTGATGCCGATAATACCGATAGGGTTATTGACTTAATTAAGAGCTTTAAGCCAGATATTGTTATCAACCTTGCCCTCCCTTATCAGGATCTGACAATCATGGATGCTTGCTTGGCAACGGGAGTGGATTACTTAGATACTGCGAATTATGAACCGCCGGATGTTGCTAAGTTCGAATATAAATGGCAGTGGGCATATCGGGAGAAATTCGCACAGGCAGGCATAACCGCCTTGTTAGGAAGCGGTTTTGACCCTGGGGTTACGGGTGTCTTCTGTGCTTATGCTCAAAAGCATTATTTTGATGAGATTCATTCTATTGACATCGTTGATGCCAATGCCGGTGATCACGGATATCCCTTTGCCACAAACTTTAATCCGGAAATTAATATTCGTGAAATCACTGCCAACGGAAGGTACTATGAAAATGGTTCATGGGTTGAAACCGAGCCTCTGGCCATGAAGCAGATATACGACCTTCCGGAGATAGGACCAAAAAGTATTTATCTGATGTACCATGAGGAATTGGAGTCCCTGGCTATTAATATCAAGGGAGTTAAGCGGATCAGATTTTGGATGACCTTCTCTGACAATTATCTGAATCATTTGCGTGTCCTTGAAAATGTTGGTATGACATCGATTGAGCCCATTGAATTTGAGGGGCAGCAGATTATTCCTTTGCAATTTCTGAAAGCTGTTCTTCCCGATCCGGCATCTCTCGGCCCGAGAACTAAAGGAAAAACAAATATCGGCTGCATTATTCAAGGGATTAAAGACGGAAAACCTCAAACCTATTATGTTTACAATGTGTGTGATCATCAGGAATGTTATGCCGAAGTAGGTTCCCAGGCAATTTCTTATACAACAGGGGTACCGGCGATGATCGGGGCCATGTTAATGCTCAAAGGTATTTGGAAAAAACCTGGTGTCTTCAATGTTGAGGAATTTGATCCTGATCCGTTCATGGAAGCTTTAAATAAATGTGGTTTACCGTGGCAGGAAAGTTTCTCGCCTACTCTCCTTGATTGAGGTGTATAATTTGGACATTGATATCAGAGCCCTGCCGACACCCTGTTATCTGGTCGATGAACGACTTATTTTAAGGAATCTTGAAATCCTGCATTCCGTACAACAACGTACGGGATGCAGAATTCTTCTTGCCTTAAAAGGGTTTTCAATGTATTCGGTATTTCCCCTGGTAGGCAGCTATCTTAAAGGTGTAACCTCCAGCTCGTTGTTCGAAGCCAGGCTGGGTCATGAAGAAATGGGAAAAGAAGTTCATATCTATGCCCCAGCTTACATTGATGAGGAATTTGAGGAGATCCTTGCTCATTGTGACCATATCACCTTTAATTCCTTTGACCAATGGAATCGGTTTAAAGACAAGGTCAAAAATACTAAGATCAAAAAGATTAGCTGCGGCATACGTATTAATCCGGAATATTCGGAAATAGAGACGCCGATTTATGATCCCTGTTACCAGTTTTCAAGACTGGGTGTGACCTTGAACAATTTTCGGCCTGAAGAGCTGGAAGGGATTGAGGGACTTCATTTTCATACCATGTGTGAGCAGAACTCTGATACCCTTGAACGAACAATTCAAGTTGTTGATCAAAAGTTTGGGAAATTCATTGGTTCTATGAAATGGCTCAATCTTGGCGGAGGGCATCATATTACCAGACCTGATTATGATATTGAAACCTTGGTGCGCTGTATAAACTTCTTTCAGGATAAATATGGAGTAGATATTTACCTGGAACCTGGTGAGGCAGTGGCCTTAAACACCGGGTATCTTGTGGCCAAAGTTCTTGATATCGTCGATAATGATATGAAAATTGCCATCCTGGATACTTCGGCGGCTTGCCACATGCCGGACGTCCTTGAAATGCCCTACAGACCCAACATCATCGATGCCGGACAGCCGGGTGAATATCCTTTTACCTACAGACTAGGCGGACTTACTTGTCTTGCCGGGGATATTATTGGGGACTACTCTTTCAGACAGCCCTTAAAACCGGGGGACAGGCTTGTTTTTTGTGATATGGCCCACTATACTATGGTAAAAAATAATACGTTCAATGGTGTCAATCTCCCTTCGATTGCACGTTTTAATGAAGAGGAAGGGATTAAGCTCATCAAACAGTTCGGTTATGAGGATTTTAAAACCCGTCTTTCTTAAAGGATTGCCGGACAATCTGCGTTCTGTCGTGAGGCAGTGCAGAGGCAAAACTAAAAGGTAACTCCAGGATTTCCGTTAAGGGATTTAGTTGTCATCAAGATGGATTATCCTGGAGTATACTGCTGGCGTTTAACATCAAAAAATATTGCCCAACTGGTTGGCATGACGTTTGTTCCTTTTTTAGCTTAGAAATCACAAATCTTTGAGTAAATCCTATCCATAAAAAGGATGGCTTGAATTTCTGCGATCACTGTTCAAAAAGCAGGAATTTGTCTATCCGCACAGAAATATATGTATGTTGTATACAAATTTTTTTGCCTATTGGTATTAAGAGGAGGTAAACCATGATCCGCGTAGCAATTACTGGTTTCGGTAGAATCGGTCGTCTTACACTGCGTGCCGCCCTAAGTCAATCCCTGCCTTTCGAAGTGGTGGCCATTAATGATATGGGAAATCCCGATCAGCTAGCCCATTTGCTTAAGTACGATTCGGTCCACGGAACCCTTCCTAATAAAGTAGAAGTTGATGGCCGGGCATTGGTTATCGATGGAAAACGTATTGAAATTGTGGCTGACAGAAACCCGCTAAATTTACCTTGGAGAGAACTCGGAGTAGACATAGTGCTGGAGTGCACCGGTAAATTCAGGAAACGTGATGAAGCAGCCCAGCACATTACCGCAGGAGCTAAAAAGGTTGTTATCACGGCTCCAGCCAAAGAAGAAGATATCACGATTGTGATGGGGGTAAATGACGAGCAATATGATCCCCTCAAGCATCATGTGATTTCCAACGCTTCCTGCACGACTAACTGCCTGGCACCCGTTGCCAAAGTTTTAGTAGATTCCTTTGGGATTGAACAAGGGATGATGACAACCATCCATTCAGTCACCAATGACCAGCGTACTGTGGACGTAAAACATAAAGACTGGCGCAGGTCCAGAGCCGCCTATCAATCAATGATTCCGACAACGACGGGTGCGGCTAAAGCGGTTACCCTTGTTATACCGGAATTAGAAGGAAAAATGACCGGGCTGGCTGTCCGGGTTCCTACTCCAAATGTCTCCTTAGTTGATTTTGTCGCTAATTTAACAAGACCTGCCACCAAAGAAGAAGTGAATAACGCTTTTCGCGAGGCGGCAGATGGCCGCATGAAAGGCTATCTCGAATATACGGAAATGCCTCTTGTTTCCCTGGATTATAATGGCAATCCTGCTAGTTCTATTCTGGATGGGCTGTCTACCATGATGATAGGAGATCGTATGGTAAAAGTATTAGTCTGGTATGATAACGAATGGGGTTACTCCTGCCGGGTTTTAGATTTAGTAAAGCTGATTGCAACGAAAGGGCTGTAGTTTAGAAGGAGGGTACACCATGAGGAGGACTAAAATTGTCTGCACTATTGGTCCGTCAAGTGAGTCCAAGGAACAGGTTCAAGCTCTTTTAGCGGCAGGTATGGATGTTGCACGACTTAATTTTTCTCACGGAACCCATGAAGAACATGGACGCAGAATAGCAATCTTAAGAGAAGAAGCGTCCAAAGCAGGAAAACATCTGGGTATTCTTCTCGATACCAAAGGGCCGGAAATACGTACTGGAAAAGTTCCGGAACAAGGGATTCCCCTTGAAAATGGGTCGGACTTTGTCCTCGATATAGATCTTGGCAGTCTTGGTGATCAAGGGCGGGTTGGTATTACCTATACTGACTTGTGGCGTAAAGTTAAGCCGGGCAGCCGTATACTGATTGATGATGGTCAAATCGAATTGGAAGTAACGGACGTAGATCCTGAAATAATCCGGACGATAGTCAGAAACGGCGGGGTTCTTAAATCTCAAAAAGGGGTTAATATTCCCAGCGCGCTGATTGACTTACCCGCAGTTACTGAAAGAGATATAGAGGATATTCGCTTTGGTATTTCCCAGGGAATTGATTTTATCGCCGCTTCTTTTACCCGCAAGGCCCTGAATATTTTAGACGTACGCAGGGTTGTGGAAGAAATGGGAGCAGATGTTCATATTATTGCCAAGATCGAAAGCCGGGAAGGGCTGGATAATTTAGATTCTATTCTTGAAGTTGCCGATGGCCTGATGGTCGCCCGGGGTGACTTAGGGGTAGAGATTCCCGTTGAAGAAGTTCCTATTCGCCAGAAGGAAATGATTCGTAAGTGTAATTTATTAGGCAAGCCTGTCATTGTAGCGACTCAGATGCTCGACTCCATGATGCGTCAGCCCAGACCTACCAGAGCAGAGGCCAGTGATGTCGCCAATGCAATTTTAGATGGTACGGATGCGATTATGTTGTCCGGCGAAACGGCTGCGGGGCTATATCCAATTGATGCTGTCCGGATGATGGATAGAATAGCCAATCGTACTGAAATGAATTGTCTGGACAATCAAGCTTCCCGCCATCCTCATGTCAATGTTGCAGAGGCGATTAGCTTTGCAAGTTTTACCATAGCAAAGGACCTTCAAGCCGCGGCCATTCTTACCCCCACCCATTCGGGTTTAACTGCGCAGATGATCTCCAAGTACCGGCCTATTGCCTTGATTGTTGCAGCGACTCCATTTGCTTCAACCGCCAGAAAACTGGCTTTGCAATGGGGTGTGCAATCAATCGTTGTTCATAAAAGTTCAGGCACGGATGAAATGGTTTCTGTTGCCGTAAATACCTCCTTAAGTGAAGGTTATATTCAGTCCGGTGATGTTGTGGTTATCACTGCGGGGGTTCCAATCGGTAAGGTTGGCTCTACGAACATGATCAAAGTTCAAGTCATGGGCAATATTTTGGCCAGAGGTATGGGTATCGGCCGCAAATCCTATTCCGGCCTTGCCCGCAGAGTCCAAACACCAAGCCAAGAGGATTTCAACACCGGAGATATTCTAATCGCCCAGTCAACCGATGCCAGTTTCGTACCCTTAATTGCTCGGGCAGGGGCGTTAGTGGTTGAAGAAGCCGGTCTGACATCACATGCGGCTATTGTAGCCTTACAATTTGGCATCCCAACGATTGTCGGCGCTATCGACGCCTTTGCCAAGGTATCAGACGGTCAGTCTTTGACGGTCGATGCCCTGACGGGCTTGATGTATGAGGGTTCGGTCAGTATTCTCTAAAGATGCAGGGACATGAGAGACAAAGACTCAAAACGATAGTTAGTATTTTAGTATAGAAGGGTGGCAGTGCTATCCTTCTATTGTTTTTCTTTACTTTAGTCGCGTAATAGTCGCGTAATCCAATTTGCCCCGCCTATATTCAGATGGCCTATAAGTAGCATAGGATTGAAGATTTATGGTATAATTAACCTGGTTTTATACATTGCTTAGCATAGATAAAACCGGAGTTCAAGCTAAGACAAGATCTGAACCAAACAGGCCAGAGTCTTAACCAGAAGGTTAAGGACTCTGGCATTATTATACAATGGTTTAAGAGAGGTTAAGAATGAAAAAAGAGTCCATTTATGGATTGACCTTAGAACAACTGATAGAATGGCTGCAGGAGCAGGGGCATAAGAAATCCCGGGCTTTGCAAGTCTGGGATTGGCTTTATAGAAAACGGGTAACAAATTTCTCGGAAATGACGGATGTCAGGCAAGAGTGCCGGGAATTATTAGCCGGTCATTTTGTCACCCAATCATTAACTGAACACATTAAGCAAGAATCGGCCGACGGAACCATTAAATACTTGTTCAAATTACAGGATGATAATCTGATTGAAACCGTCTTAATGAGACATAAATTCGGCTTATCCGTTTGTGTCACGACTCAAGTAGGCTGTAACATCGGTTGCAGCTTTTGTGCGAGTGGCTTATTAAGCAAACAACGTGACTTATCCAGCGGCGAAATCGTAGAGCAAATCATGAAAGTTCAGTTGGATATGGATAAGGGCCATAAAGGTGAAAAAGTAAGCCACGTGGTAGTCATGGGAATTGGCGAGCCTTTTGATAATTATGCTAATGTGACTGATGCTTTGCGAATTATAACAGATCACAAAGGACTGGCTATACCCGGCAGGCACATCACAGTATCAACCAGCGGCTTGGCCGACAAAATTTATGAGTTTGCCGATAGTGATTTAAAGGTAAACCTGGCGATCTCTTTACATGCACCAACTAACCAACTGCGTGGGCAGATAATGAAAATTAACCGGGTCTTTCCCATAGAAAAATTGATCCGGGCTCTTGAGTATTATCTGAATAAAACCAAGCGCAGAGTAACCTTAGAATATATTCTAATTAAGGACCTGAATGATCAGAGGGAGCATGCCCTTCAACTATGTCAATTGACAGCGAATATGCGGCAGCTCATCAATGTTAATTTAATCCCCTATAATCCCGTCGATGAGCATCAGCAATATCAAAGAAGTGATCATGAAACAATGCTGGCCTTTTATGATGTTCTGAAAAAGCAGGGCATGAAATGCAGTATTCGTCTTGAACATGGAAGGGATATCGATGCAGCTTGCGGACAATTAAGAAGTAAGCAGCTCAAAGCATAACCAGAAACACCTGATAAGAACATTATTAAAGGAGAATCAGCAATAAGATGTATAGTTTTAAGGATGATTACAGTGAGGGAGCACACCCCAGGATCTTAAACGCTTTAGTAGAATCAAACCTCGAACCATTGGACGGGTACGGAGAGGATAAATATACACTCCAGGCAATAGAATTAATTAAACAAAGAATGAAGCGCAATGACCTTGATATCCATCTGCTCTCCGGAGGGACACAAACAAATCTGACAGTTATTTCGTCTTTTTTAAGGCCTCATGAAGCAGCGATTGCAGCCAACACGGGTCATATACTTGGTCATGAGACAGGAGCCATCGAAGCTACGGGACACAAAATCCTCTCTTGCGAAGTAAGCGATGGCAAGCTTGCCCCAGAGCATATTAAACCTGTCCTTGAGGCACACACGGACGAACATATGGTAAAACCAAAATTGGTTTACATCTCCAATCCTACTGAAATAGGCTCGATTTATACAAAACCTGAACTCCAGCAGCTCAGCCGGTTCTGCCGGGAAAACAACCTGCTGCTCTATCTTGATGGAGCCCGGTTGGGTTCAGCTCTATGTTCGGAAGAGAATGACCTTCAGCTCTCTGATTTAGGTGGATTGGTTGATGCGTTCTATATTGGCGGAACTAAAAACGGTGCTCTGCTGGGTGAAGCGCTTGTGATCTGTACTGATTCACTTAAAGCGGATTTTCGGTATTACATTAAGCAAAAAGGAGGCCTGCTTGCTAAAGGAAGAGTTTTAGGCCTGCAATTCCTGGAGCTTTTCAAAGACGACCTCTATTTCGATCTGGCAAGACACGCTAATGCTATGGCCGGTTTGCTGAGAAATGAAATCAGCCGGGCCGGATATTCATTTTTGACGCACTCGGCCTCCAACCAGATCTTCCCGATTTTACCTAATAGGCTGATTGCAAGGCTGCAGGAAAAATACTTGTTTTATGTTTGGGCAAAAATCGATGCCGATCATTCGGCTATCCGCATTGTAACCTCCTGGGCGACAAAGGAGGAGGCTGTCTCTGCTTTTATTAATGATTTAAGAGGAACGAGCAGGGACGAGGGGACAGGTTCCTAACTGTTTGTGCAAAAAGTGGTATAATGGGAAGCATTGATAACCTTGGATTGAGGAGTTTAGTTATGCCGGATCTTATTTCTAAGCTGCGCAGTTTACTCACCTTTTGCATAGCGATTATTTTCTTAGGCAACCTGTTTATTAAGTCGAATCTGATCCAGAATCTCAATCTGATAATCCTGCTTATGGTGATCGTGTTTAGTTTTATAGCAGCTGCAGGTACTACCTTGCTTATTGGTTCTATGTCATTTGGCCTGAGCATCATTCTTTTCCTCTATTATCATGCTCCTCTGAGTGTTTGGCAGCAGGCTTTTCAAGAAAACATATACTTAGTTGTAATGTTTACCTTAGTGCCGCTTTTAGGTATTCCTATTCAGCATGGCGGCTATTTTGAGGCGCTGCAAGGTCTCTTTAAGCGTTATGTTTATAATGACAGCCGTTTTTATCTGCTGGTGAGCTTTGTTTCAGCCTTTGTGGGTGTATTGGTCAATTTGGCAGTCGTTCCCCTTGTTCTGCAAATCAGCCGGGCCAGTACTATAAGTTCAAATAAAAAGCTTTTAAGCTCTGCAATCGTCCGGGGGTTTGCGACCTGTACTATTTGGGCCCCTACAACCGCTGCCATTGCTTTAATCGTACAATTAAGCGGAGCAAGTTGGCCTTTGTTTTTTCCTTATGCGATTTTATGCGGTATCATTTCCGGCCTGGTCGGGTATTTTATCACAATGAATGAAGAAAAAAGAGCCGGAAATCCGTTTGCTTCCCCTGATCAGGAACCTGATGAGGAGTTTGATATGCAAAAGGTAATCGAGTTAAGTGT encodes the following:
- a CDS encoding threonine aldolase family protein, with amino-acid sequence MYSFKDDYSEGAHPRILNALVESNLEPLDGYGEDKYTLQAIELIKQRMKRNDLDIHLLSGGTQTNLTVISSFLRPHEAAIAANTGHILGHETGAIEATGHKILSCEVSDGKLAPEHIKPVLEAHTDEHMVKPKLVYISNPTEIGSIYTKPELQQLSRFCRENNLLLYLDGARLGSALCSEENDLQLSDLGGLVDAFYIGGTKNGALLGEALVICTDSLKADFRYYIKQKGGLLAKGRVLGLQFLELFKDDLYFDLARHANAMAGLLRNEISRAGYSFLTHSASNQIFPILPNRLIARLQEKYLFYVWAKIDADHSAIRIVTSWATKEEAVSAFINDLRGTSRDEGTGS